Proteins encoded within one genomic window of Chlorobaculum sp. MV4-Y:
- a CDS encoding arylamine N-acetyltransferase family protein has product MKAANFHLPSYLARIGFEGEPSPDFDTLKRLMRRQLFSVPFENLDVQAGRVPSLAPEAICAKIVERRRGGYCYEVNGIFAMALEAVGIPYQFVAARPMTYAIRRPKTHVAIIASVDGTEWLCDLGFGSYGIREPVNLRWLDREIGQDYDTFRLTTVSDRDYLLQSLVDGAWKNLYEFNRCPQELLDFEPANWLNATHPDSIFVQGLIVVLQHESGKAMLSGDRFRYVSKGGVEEMIVSAEEVLELLKRKFMLDGNR; this is encoded by the coding sequence ATGAAAGCCGCCAATTTCCATCTTCCGTCATACCTCGCTCGCATCGGCTTTGAGGGTGAGCCGTCGCCGGATTTCGACACGCTGAAGCGCTTGATGCGCCGCCAGCTCTTTTCGGTGCCGTTCGAAAATCTCGATGTGCAGGCGGGAAGGGTGCCGTCGCTTGCGCCGGAAGCGATCTGCGCGAAGATCGTCGAGCGGCGGCGCGGCGGCTATTGCTACGAGGTGAACGGCATCTTTGCGATGGCGCTCGAGGCGGTCGGCATTCCATACCAATTCGTGGCGGCGCGGCCCATGACCTACGCCATCCGTCGTCCGAAAACCCACGTGGCGATCATCGCTTCGGTCGATGGCACGGAGTGGCTCTGCGATCTCGGTTTTGGCAGCTATGGTATTCGCGAGCCGGTCAACCTCCGGTGGCTCGACCGCGAGATTGGGCAGGATTACGACACCTTCAGGCTCACGACGGTTTCGGATCGCGACTACCTGTTGCAGTCGCTGGTCGATGGCGCGTGGAAAAACCTCTATGAATTCAACCGCTGCCCGCAGGAGCTGCTTGATTTCGAGCCGGCCAACTGGCTCAATGCGACGCATCCGGATTCGATCTTTGTGCAAGGGCTGATTGTCGTGTTGCAGCATGAATCGGGTAAAGCGATGCTGAGCGGCGACCGGTTTCGGTATGTCTCGAAAGGGGGTGTGGAAGAGATGATCGTCAGCGCGGAGGAGGTTCTGGAGCTGCTGAAGCGAAAGTTTATGCTGGATGGCAATCGTTGA
- the menB gene encoding 1,4-dihydroxy-2-naphthoyl-CoA synthase gives MSTVNWIAAGEYSDILYHKAEGIAKITINRPERRNAFRPQTVDQMIEALQDARNDSQIGVIILTGQGDLAFCSGGDQKIRGNAGYADEKGVNKLNVLDFQRDIRTCPKPIIAMVAGYAIGGGHVLHMLCDLTIAAENARFGQTGPRVGSFDGGWGASYMARLVGQKKAREIWYLCRQYNAQEALDMGLVNTVVPLERLEEETVQWCREILANSPLAIRCLKAALNADCDGQAGLQELAGNATLLYYMSEEGQEGRNAFVEKRKPDFSKFPKHP, from the coding sequence ATGAGCACAGTCAACTGGATTGCTGCCGGGGAGTACTCCGACATTCTCTACCACAAGGCCGAGGGGATTGCCAAAATTACCATCAACCGCCCGGAGCGGCGCAATGCGTTCCGCCCACAGACGGTGGATCAGATGATCGAGGCGTTGCAGGATGCGCGTAACGACAGCCAGATCGGCGTCATCATCCTGACCGGCCAGGGCGACCTCGCGTTCTGCTCCGGCGGTGACCAGAAGATTCGCGGCAACGCGGGGTACGCCGACGAAAAGGGCGTGAACAAGCTCAACGTGCTCGATTTCCAGCGAGACATCCGCACCTGCCCGAAGCCGATCATCGCAATGGTGGCGGGCTACGCCATCGGCGGAGGCCACGTGTTGCACATGCTCTGCGACCTCACCATCGCGGCGGAGAACGCCCGCTTCGGCCAGACCGGCCCGCGCGTCGGTTCGTTCGACGGCGGCTGGGGCGCGAGCTACATGGCGCGTCTGGTCGGCCAGAAAAAGGCCCGCGAAATCTGGTACCTCTGCCGCCAGTACAACGCGCAGGAGGCGCTCGACATGGGCTTGGTCAACACCGTCGTGCCGCTCGAAAGGCTCGAAGAGGAGACCGTGCAGTGGTGCCGCGAAATTCTCGCCAACTCGCCGCTCGCCATCCGCTGCCTCAAGGCCGCGCTGAACGCCGACTGCGACGGTCAGGCCGGTTTGCAGGAGCTTGCGGGCAACGCCACCCTGCTCTACTACATGAGCGAAGAGGGGCAGGAAGGCCGCAACGCCTTCGTCGAGAAGCGCAAACCCGATTTCAGCAAATTTCCGAAACACCCGTGA
- the menH gene encoding 2-succinyl-6-hydroxy-2,4-cyclohexadiene-1-carboxylate synthase produces MPTTPLHLATVGDTALPKIVFLHGFLGSGSDWLSFARKLENRFCSILVDLPGHGEAGIPVDGDPERFFMQTVAALKSEIRRLSAEPCVLVGYSMGGRIGLALALRHPELFSKAMIVSSSPGLRTEEERAARRKSDEGIARKIERNFEGFIRFWYDQSLFATLKSHALFHEVEAQRKQGSPQDLARALRLLGTGNQPSFWSELPECRVPMLFCVGEKDAKYVEIGKQMVELCPSSSLEFFERCGHTLHIEEPERFLASVERFIEADRAMG; encoded by the coding sequence ATGCCAACCACTCCTCTCCACCTCGCCACCGTCGGCGATACCGCGCTTCCGAAAATCGTGTTTCTGCACGGATTCCTCGGTTCGGGAAGCGACTGGCTTTCGTTTGCCCGCAAGCTTGAGAATCGCTTTTGTAGCATCCTCGTCGATCTGCCGGGACATGGTGAGGCAGGGATTCCGGTGGATGGCGATCCGGAGCGGTTTTTCATGCAGACGGTCGCGGCGCTGAAGAGCGAGATCCGGCGACTGAGCGCGGAGCCGTGCGTGCTGGTCGGCTATTCGATGGGCGGACGGATCGGGCTAGCGCTGGCGTTGCGGCACCCAGAGCTGTTCTCGAAAGCGATGATCGTGTCGTCGTCACCGGGCTTGCGGACGGAGGAGGAGCGTGCAGCAAGGCGGAAAAGCGACGAGGGAATAGCCCGCAAGATCGAGCGGAATTTCGAGGGGTTCATCCGGTTCTGGTACGACCAGTCGCTGTTCGCGACACTGAAAAGCCATGCGCTCTTCCACGAGGTCGAGGCGCAACGCAAGCAGGGTTCGCCACAAGATCTCGCCCGCGCGCTGCGCCTGCTCGGCACAGGCAACCAGCCGTCGTTCTGGAGCGAGCTGCCGGAATGCCGCGTGCCGATGCTCTTCTGCGTCGGCGAGAAGGATGCGAAGTACGTGGAGATCGGCAAGCAGATGGTTGAACTTTGCCCATCCTCAAGCCTGGAGTTCTTCGAGCGTTGTGGACACACGCTGCACATCGAGGAGCCGGAGCGTTTTCTTGCAAGCGTCGAGCGGTTTATCGAGGCTGACAGAGCCATGGGATAG
- a CDS encoding DinB family protein codes for MDALSLLIDQFRQMAWADALVFSTITGKPEVEQDGYILAKLRHLHAVQKIFLDVCSARPLDPRVADDLAVEELVSFARGVHQESMRFLEALTPAELERVIELPWSKTATEKLGFTVAEHSLVDTLVQVPEHSAYHRGQLVVRLRELGVDPPMTDFIAWIWRHKPDAAWPCSA; via the coding sequence ATGGACGCCCTATCTTTGCTCATCGATCAGTTCCGCCAAATGGCCTGGGCGGACGCGCTGGTGTTTTCGACGATTACTGGTAAACCGGAGGTGGAGCAGGACGGCTACATCCTTGCCAAGCTGCGGCATTTGCATGCGGTGCAGAAGATTTTTCTCGACGTGTGCTCGGCTCGCCCGCTCGATCCGCGAGTTGCCGATGATCTTGCTGTCGAAGAGCTGGTTTCGTTCGCGCGCGGCGTCCATCAGGAATCGATGCGCTTTCTCGAAGCGCTGACACCGGCTGAGCTGGAGCGTGTTATTGAATTGCCGTGGTCGAAGACGGCCACCGAAAAGCTCGGCTTCACGGTCGCCGAACACTCCCTCGTCGACACGCTCGTGCAGGTTCCAGAGCACAGCGCCTACCATCGCGGGCAGCTCGTCGTACGGCTTCGCGAGCTTGGCGTCGATCCGCCCATGACCGACTTCATCGCCTGGATCTGGCGTCACAAGCCGGATGCGGCGTGGCCCTGTTCAGCTTGA
- a CDS encoding GNAT family N-acetyltransferase, which produces MYESCALYAGGVFGTIPELFVRPECRGLVGVGQGLLEAAREFGKSRGWKRLEVTTPPLPEFDRTLAFYEQEGFEVTGARKLKVLL; this is translated from the coding sequence TTGTACGAAAGTTGCGCTCTCTATGCCGGGGGCGTTTTCGGCACCATTCCGGAGCTGTTCGTGCGTCCGGAGTGCCGCGGCCTGGTGGGGGTTGGGCAAGGGCTGCTGGAGGCGGCCAGAGAGTTCGGAAAGTCTCGTGGCTGGAAGCGTCTTGAAGTCACCACCCCTCCACTGCCGGAGTTCGACCGGACGCTTGCCTTTTACGAACAGGAGGGGTTCGAGGTGACAGGCGCGCGCAAATTAAAGGTGTTGCTCTGA
- the dapB gene encoding 4-hydroxy-tetrahydrodipicolinate reductase, whose product MKITLVGNGRMGRQIADVVAASGTHVINRVLDVSDTIDAAAFSGSDVIIDFTVRSAFLANYPALIASGVPVVVGTTGWDDVMPQVCEEVRAAGSSMLYSANFSLGVNVFFRTLREAARLIAPFEQFDIALSEQHHTGKADFPSGTAIKAAQEILNSNPRKRTIVRELEDGRKLQSDELQVASIRLGSVFGVHSAIIDSESDTIELTHTAKNRTGFASGAVRAAEWLVQRHATSPGFYTMDDFLNDLFSA is encoded by the coding sequence ATGAAGATCACTTTGGTCGGCAATGGCCGCATGGGCCGTCAGATAGCCGACGTTGTCGCCGCCTCGGGCACGCATGTCATCAACCGTGTGCTCGATGTCAGCGATACCATTGATGCCGCCGCGTTCAGCGGATCGGATGTCATTATCGATTTTACCGTCAGGAGCGCATTCCTGGCCAACTACCCGGCGCTGATTGCCTCCGGCGTGCCAGTTGTGGTGGGCACCACCGGCTGGGATGACGTGATGCCGCAGGTTTGCGAAGAGGTCAGGGCGGCGGGAAGCTCAATGCTCTACTCGGCCAACTTTTCGCTTGGCGTGAACGTCTTTTTCCGGACGCTGCGCGAGGCTGCGCGCCTGATCGCGCCGTTCGAGCAGTTCGACATTGCGCTCTCGGAGCAGCACCATACCGGCAAGGCGGACTTCCCGAGCGGCACGGCAATCAAGGCTGCGCAGGAGATTCTGAACTCCAATCCCCGCAAGCGCACTATCGTCCGAGAGCTTGAGGACGGCAGGAAGTTGCAGAGCGACGAGTTGCAGGTCGCCTCGATCCGGCTCGGCTCGGTATTTGGCGTTCACTCGGCCATCATCGATTCGGAGTCGGACACCATCGAGCTGACCCACACGGCCAAAAATCGCACCGGCTTCGCCTCGGGCGCAGTTCGCGCCGCAGAGTGGCTTGTCCAGCGCCATGCAACGTCGCCGGGCTTCTACACGATGGACGATTTTCTGAACGATCTTTTTTCTGCCTGA
- the menC gene encoding o-succinylbenzoate synthase, which translates to MKPLHAEICWYEMDFTAPVTVRGVLLAKREGLLLRLKSEEATAYGEVAPLTGLHAESLDEALQALTVFLPELSRLDQNTPDKRRRLIDEAALPPSVATGIEMALINLEAVESGSLPSFPAAFPPASMIPVNALLAGDAQAVLDRATKRYAEGFRAFKLKVRKGQLDEAIASIRALHEAFGGKAELRLDANQSLELDEALRFGKALPNGSISYIEEPLTDAALIPEFHAATGLPSALDESLWQRPELLDEIGPEPLGALVLKPNCIGGIAKSLDFAAKAQRMGLQAVFSSAFESSVSLGIYALLAAVSSPAPAASGLDTASFLASDLTETPFSAPEGFADPARAWRDSLRVRPEMIEIVKSWTL; encoded by the coding sequence GTGAAGCCACTTCATGCCGAAATCTGCTGGTATGAAATGGATTTCACCGCGCCGGTCACCGTCCGCGGAGTGCTCCTCGCCAAACGCGAGGGGCTGCTCCTGCGCCTGAAAAGCGAGGAGGCGACCGCATATGGAGAAGTCGCCCCCCTCACTGGCCTGCATGCCGAGTCGCTCGACGAGGCGTTGCAAGCGCTCACCGTCTTCCTTCCAGAACTTTCACGGCTCGACCAGAACACGCCCGATAAACGGCGACGCCTGATCGATGAGGCTGCGTTACCACCGTCGGTGGCAACCGGCATCGAAATGGCGCTCATCAATCTCGAAGCAGTCGAATCCGGCTCGCTTCCGTCGTTCCCCGCCGCCTTCCCGCCAGCATCGATGATTCCCGTCAACGCGCTGCTGGCCGGTGACGCACAGGCGGTGCTCGACCGCGCGACGAAGCGCTACGCCGAGGGGTTCCGCGCGTTCAAGCTGAAGGTGCGCAAAGGGCAGCTTGACGAGGCCATTGCGAGCATCCGCGCACTTCACGAAGCGTTCGGCGGAAAGGCGGAATTGCGGCTCGACGCGAACCAGTCACTCGAACTCGACGAGGCGCTCAGGTTCGGCAAAGCCCTGCCGAACGGCAGCATTTCATACATCGAGGAGCCGCTGACCGACGCGGCGCTGATTCCGGAATTCCACGCCGCCACCGGCCTGCCGTCGGCGCTCGACGAGTCGCTCTGGCAGCGTCCGGAGCTGCTGGACGAGATCGGCCCCGAACCGCTCGGCGCGCTCGTGCTCAAGCCAAACTGCATCGGTGGCATCGCAAAATCGCTCGACTTCGCGGCGAAAGCGCAGCGGATGGGCTTGCAGGCGGTCTTCAGCTCTGCCTTCGAGAGCAGCGTCAGCCTGGGCATCTACGCGCTCTTGGCCGCCGTCTCGTCGCCAGCTCCGGCGGCCTCCGGCCTCGACACGGCAAGCTTCCTCGCCAGCGACCTCACCGAAACGCCCTTTTCCGCGCCGGAGGGTTTCGCTGACCCCGCCCGCGCATGGCGCGACAGTTTGCGCGTGAGACCCGAAATGATCGAAATCGTGAAATCATGGACCTTGTAG
- a CDS encoding ParB/RepB/Spo0J family partition protein yields the protein MSKKALGRGLKALISEEGFAAAEKAEETEKMQEGAIGSLPVEKIRVNPFQPRQTFEETALNELRNSIIENGVIQPVTVCRDGDGYLLISGERRLRAVKSAGFKFIPAYVIEAHEDASKLELALIENIQREDLNAIEVALALRSLVTKCNLTQDEVAQKVGKNRSTVANFLRLLKLPRQIQDSIRTREISSGHARALINLPSEHLQLKVWRQIMARQLSVRQTEALVGNMFKDKPKTVSPAPAPRAVQIDQIESRLRERLATKVSLVEKKGGQGEIHIKYFSGEDLDRILELIGQ from the coding sequence ATGTCGAAAAAAGCACTGGGCCGGGGGCTGAAAGCGCTGATCTCCGAAGAGGGGTTTGCCGCCGCCGAAAAAGCCGAAGAGACTGAAAAGATGCAGGAGGGCGCGATCGGCAGCCTTCCGGTCGAGAAAATCAGAGTCAATCCATTCCAGCCGCGCCAGACCTTCGAGGAGACGGCGCTCAACGAGCTGCGCAATTCGATCATCGAAAACGGCGTCATCCAGCCGGTGACGGTTTGCCGCGATGGCGACGGTTATCTGCTTATTAGCGGTGAACGCCGGCTGCGAGCGGTCAAGTCCGCCGGATTCAAGTTCATTCCCGCCTATGTCATCGAAGCGCACGAGGACGCCAGCAAGCTTGAACTTGCGCTCATCGAAAACATCCAGCGCGAAGACCTCAACGCCATCGAGGTTGCGCTTGCCTTGCGGAGCCTGGTGACAAAGTGTAACCTCACGCAGGACGAAGTTGCCCAGAAGGTGGGCAAGAACCGCTCCACGGTTGCCAATTTCCTGCGACTGCTGAAACTTCCCCGCCAGATTCAGGACAGCATTCGCACCCGAGAAATCTCCTCTGGCCACGCCCGGGCGCTCATCAATCTGCCGAGCGAGCATCTCCAGCTCAAGGTGTGGCGGCAGATCATGGCGCGGCAGCTTTCGGTGCGCCAGACCGAGGCGCTGGTGGGCAACATGTTCAAAGACAAACCGAAAACGGTGAGTCCGGCTCCAGCACCTCGGGCCGTGCAGATCGACCAGATTGAGAGCCGTCTCAGGGAACGGCTCGCCACCAAGGTGAGTCTCGTCGAAAAAAAGGGGGGGCAGGGCGAAATTCACATCAAATATTTTTCAGGCGAAGACCTCGACCGGATACTCGAACTGATCGGTCAGTGA
- the menE gene encoding o-succinylbenzoate--CoA ligase, with the protein MDLVAKAAQTFSSQPAIITDERRWSFADLDDDTACIAAAFEANGIRRGDIVAFVAPNSTALVLALMALMRMGAVAAPVNHRFPESHIEGVIARLNPAMTLDATALEAFVAAALALTNASFSAATEMERPVSIIHTSASSGKPKAAMHSFSNHYYSAKGSGENLPFGPGDCWLLSLPLYHVGGYSMLYKCLIDGGALAVPAPEASLAESLVRFPVTHLSLVPTQLYRMLQTDGGPESLRSLKALLLGGSAVSAPLLREAIRERVPLYLTYGSTEMSTQVTTSPSPVTEVQGDSGVVLPYREVAISPDGEILVKGECLFMGYLDDDGLRTARDSEGWFHTGDMGELSEDARLNVLGRKDNMFISGGENIHPEEIEKALTSIEGIEEAVVVPVPDAEYGMKPVAWIKAQNDAPDDAAITARLKSRLGRLKTPVALHRVQEWQTLIGSAKIDRGWYKRSL; encoded by the coding sequence ATGGACCTTGTAGCCAAAGCTGCACAAACCTTCAGCAGCCAACCCGCCATCATAACCGACGAACGGCGCTGGAGCTTTGCCGACCTCGATGACGACACGGCTTGCATCGCCGCCGCGTTCGAGGCGAACGGCATCCGGCGCGGCGACATCGTCGCGTTCGTCGCGCCGAACAGCACGGCGCTCGTGCTCGCGCTGATGGCGCTCATGCGCATGGGCGCCGTCGCTGCACCGGTGAACCACCGCTTTCCGGAAAGCCACATCGAGGGCGTGATCGCGCGGCTGAATCCGGCGATGACACTCGACGCGACGGCGCTCGAAGCGTTCGTCGCCGCCGCTCTCGCCCTGACGAACGCGAGCTTCAGCGCCGCAACAGAGATGGAGCGGCCCGTCTCGATCATCCACACCTCGGCCAGCTCTGGCAAGCCGAAAGCTGCGATGCACAGCTTCTCAAACCACTACTACAGCGCCAAAGGCTCCGGCGAAAATCTGCCGTTCGGGCCGGGCGACTGCTGGCTGCTCTCGCTGCCGCTCTACCACGTCGGCGGCTACTCGATGCTCTACAAGTGTCTCATCGACGGCGGTGCGCTCGCCGTTCCCGCGCCGGAGGCGTCGCTCGCCGAATCACTCGTTCGCTTCCCTGTCACCCACCTCTCGCTGGTGCCAACGCAGCTCTACCGGATGCTCCAAACCGACGGTGGCCCGGAAAGCCTGCGGAGCCTCAAAGCCCTGCTGCTCGGCGGCAGCGCCGTCAGCGCCCCGCTGCTTCGAGAGGCGATCCGCGAGCGCGTGCCGCTCTACCTCACCTACGGCTCCACCGAAATGAGCACGCAGGTCACCACCTCGCCCAGCCCGGTCACCGAGGTGCAGGGCGACAGCGGCGTCGTGCTGCCCTACCGAGAGGTTGCGATTTCACCTGACGGCGAAATCCTCGTCAAAGGCGAGTGCCTCTTCATGGGCTATCTCGACGACGACGGATTGCGAACGGCGAGAGACTCGGAGGGATGGTTCCACACGGGCGACATGGGTGAGCTGTCGGAGGACGCGCGGCTAAACGTGCTCGGCAGAAAAGACAACATGTTCATCTCGGGCGGCGAGAACATCCACCCCGAAGAGATCGAAAAAGCGCTGACCTCAATCGAAGGCATCGAAGAGGCTGTGGTGGTTCCGGTGCCCGATGCCGAGTACGGCATGAAACCAGTGGCGTGGATCAAAGCGCAAAACGATGCACCCGACGATGCCGCGATCACTGCCCGCCTCAAAAGCAGGCTCGGCAGGCTCAAAACGCCGGTGGCGCTGCATCGCGTTCAGGAATGGCAAACCCTCATCGGCTCCGCCAAAATCGACCGGGGGTGGTACAAAAGAAGCTTGTAG
- a CDS encoding rhodanese-like domain-containing protein, which produces MKKIVSLLVTLFFISTSLLHAAIDPSQLPEAKRTISGKYLSAKEAYEMVVKNPQKMLFVDVRTPAETEYVGIADQVNLNIPYMLDDYSTWDAKKSRFQMSPNSAFTMKIADALTARGLKKNDPIILMCRSGDRSAAAANLLTTAGYTKVYSVYDGFEGDKSKEGFRTVNGWKNAGLPWGYKLDQARAYLVF; this is translated from the coding sequence ATGAAAAAAATCGTCTCTCTACTCGTCACCCTCTTTTTCATTTCGACAAGCCTGCTCCACGCAGCCATCGATCCGAGTCAGTTGCCCGAAGCCAAGCGAACCATCTCCGGCAAATATCTCTCGGCCAAAGAGGCTTATGAAATGGTGGTGAAGAATCCCCAGAAGATGCTCTTCGTTGACGTCCGCACTCCGGCTGAAACCGAATATGTCGGTATCGCCGATCAGGTCAACCTGAACATTCCCTACATGCTCGACGACTACTCGACCTGGGATGCCAAAAAGAGCCGCTTCCAGATGAGCCCGAACTCGGCCTTCACCATGAAAATCGCCGATGCGCTCACCGCTCGCGGTCTGAAGAAAAACGACCCAATCATTCTGATGTGCCGCTCTGGCGACCGCAGCGCCGCCGCCGCCAATCTCTTGACCACTGCCGGTTATACCAAAGTCTATTCGGTTTACGACGGCTTTGAAGGCGACAAGAGCAAGGAGGGATTCCGCACGGTCAACGGCTGGAAAAATGCCGGTCTGCCCTGGGGCTACAAGCTCGACCAGGCACGCGCTTACCTCGTCTTTTAA
- a CDS encoding ParA family protein, which produces MGRVIAIANQKGGVGKTTTSVNIAASIAISEFKTLLIDIDPQANATSGFGLETGDEIENTFYNVMLNGGDIRDAIKPSGLEYLDVLPSNVNLVGMEVELVNMREREYVMQKALKQVRDQYDYIIIDCPPSLGLITLNSLTAADSVLIPVQAEYYALEGLGKLLNTISIVRKHLNPKLEIEGVLVTMFDARLRLATQVAEEVKKFFKDKVYKTYIRRNVRLSEAPSHGMPALLYDAQSIGSKDYLDLAQEIFERDGNIRKFKVRQQ; this is translated from the coding sequence ATGGGCAGAGTAATTGCGATTGCAAACCAGAAGGGCGGGGTTGGTAAAACAACCACCTCGGTCAATATTGCGGCTTCCATTGCGATATCCGAATTCAAAACGCTCCTGATCGACATCGATCCCCAGGCCAACGCCACCTCTGGTTTTGGTCTTGAAACCGGTGACGAGATTGAGAACACCTTCTACAATGTGATGCTGAACGGCGGGGATATTCGCGATGCGATCAAGCCTTCCGGTCTCGAATACCTCGACGTCCTGCCCTCGAATGTCAACCTTGTTGGCATGGAGGTGGAGCTGGTCAATATGCGCGAGCGGGAGTACGTTATGCAGAAGGCATTGAAGCAGGTGCGCGACCAGTACGATTACATCATCATCGATTGCCCTCCTTCGCTTGGCCTCATCACGCTCAACTCGCTCACCGCTGCCGATTCGGTGCTTATTCCGGTGCAGGCCGAATATTATGCGCTTGAAGGCTTGGGCAAGCTGCTGAACACCATCAGCATCGTGCGGAAGCATCTCAATCCGAAGCTCGAAATCGAAGGGGTTCTGGTGACCATGTTTGACGCCCGGCTCAGGCTTGCGACGCAGGTGGCCGAGGAGGTCAAGAAGTTTTTCAAGGACAAGGTTTACAAGACCTACATTCGCAGGAATGTCAGGCTTTCGGAGGCTCCGAGCCACGGTATGCCGGCGCTGTTGTACGACGCCCAGAGCATCGGCTCGAAGGACTACCTCGATCTTGCGCAGGAGATCTTCGAGCGCGACGGCAACATCAGGAAATTCAAAGTTCGGCAGCAGTAA
- a CDS encoding DNA-3-methyladenine glycosylase, producing the protein MKRLGADFYQMPTILLAERLLGKIFVHHEASGRVTKGRIVETEAYLGDGDEACHAWRGMTERNHVMFGPPGHLYIYFSYGCHYLANIVSEQEGIAGAVLLRAMEPIEGIEWMQERRKTTDERALMSGPGKLTQALGIGPAHYGESLLGDICWLEEAPEVPMELIGTSPRIGISRSAELPWRKFVTGSPHISKTQSGATPKKRKKGLESS; encoded by the coding sequence ATGAAAAGGCTTGGCGCCGATTTTTACCAGATGCCAACAATCTTGCTCGCCGAGCGGCTGCTCGGCAAGATTTTCGTCCACCACGAGGCATCGGGCCGGGTGACCAAAGGGCGGATCGTCGAAACCGAAGCCTACCTCGGCGATGGCGACGAGGCCTGCCACGCATGGCGCGGCATGACAGAGCGCAATCATGTGATGTTCGGCCCACCCGGCCACCTGTACATCTACTTCTCCTATGGCTGCCACTATCTGGCGAACATCGTCTCGGAACAGGAGGGCATAGCTGGCGCAGTCCTGCTCCGGGCTATGGAACCAATCGAAGGCATCGAATGGATGCAGGAACGGCGAAAGACTACGGACGAGCGAGCACTGATGAGCGGCCCCGGCAAGCTCACCCAGGCGCTCGGGATCGGCCCAGCGCATTATGGCGAGTCGCTGCTCGGCGACATCTGCTGGCTCGAAGAGGCTCCGGAAGTCCCGATGGAGCTGATCGGCACAAGCCCGCGCATCGGTATTTCACGCAGCGCCGAACTGCCGTGGCGGAAGTTCGTAACCGGTTCACCGCACATTTCGAAAACGCAATCCGGTGCGACGCCAAAAAAGAGGAAAAAGGGGTTGGAAAGTAGTTAA